Proteins encoded by one window of Myxococcales bacterium:
- a CDS encoding alkaline phosphatase D family protein yields MSRLHRRALLLGGGALLAGCRPTRPASHGAAAPPPAPSAWRGPLVQSGDATSSSAVVWAKATGEDAERGGRLVVDVTRVDDPGFVRARRVMGPRATPATDLTAQLVVEGLPAGAPLLYRAGFVRAGLGEPSPESMTMGRTRTAATDDRELRFVWSGDTVGQGWGIDPERGGLAAYGAMRALAPDFFVHVGDMIYADSPLVAEVPLDDGTVWRNLVTPAKQRVAETLDDFRGCFAYPFLCSEFQRFAREVPLYAIWDDHEVFNDWWPGAVRSDPRATEQRADVLARHALRAMREYVPLRPSARLYRSVRWGAGAELFLLDGRSYRSPDGENLEPEGSAFWGEEQLAWLARGVTTSTATWKIIATDMPLALVLPHSAATEHTRATQEGFGQSDGAPLGRERELATLLSSCRAAGVHNLLFLTADVHYAAVHRFTPERAIFKDFNAFHECVAGPLHASSFPPKRTDGTFGPEVLFQVTEPVVSGSGPHHDRQSFGLVRVAPGSHALTVALRSGRGALLHEVALQPRGPR; encoded by the coding sequence ATGAGCCGGCTCCACCGTCGCGCGCTGCTCCTCGGCGGCGGGGCGCTCCTCGCCGGCTGTCGGCCCACGCGTCCGGCGAGCCACGGCGCCGCGGCACCCCCGCCAGCGCCATCGGCGTGGCGAGGCCCGCTCGTGCAGTCGGGCGACGCGACGTCTTCGTCGGCGGTCGTTTGGGCGAAGGCGACCGGCGAGGACGCCGAGCGCGGCGGGCGGCTGGTGGTGGACGTGACCCGCGTCGACGACCCCGGGTTCGTGCGCGCGCGCCGCGTCATGGGCCCGCGCGCCACCCCGGCGACCGACCTCACCGCGCAGCTCGTCGTCGAAGGACTGCCAGCAGGCGCGCCGCTGCTCTATCGCGCGGGGTTCGTTCGCGCGGGGCTCGGCGAACCGTCGCCGGAGAGCATGACCATGGGCAGGACTCGTACCGCCGCGACCGACGACCGTGAGCTGCGGTTCGTGTGGTCGGGTGACACCGTCGGTCAGGGGTGGGGCATCGACCCGGAGCGGGGGGGGCTCGCCGCCTACGGCGCCATGCGCGCGCTCGCGCCCGACTTCTTCGTTCACGTGGGCGACATGATCTACGCGGACTCGCCGCTCGTCGCGGAGGTGCCCCTCGACGACGGCACGGTGTGGCGAAACCTCGTCACGCCGGCCAAGCAGCGGGTGGCCGAGACCCTCGATGATTTCCGCGGTTGCTTCGCGTACCCGTTCTTGTGCTCCGAGTTCCAACGCTTCGCCCGCGAGGTCCCCCTCTACGCGATCTGGGACGACCACGAGGTCTTCAACGACTGGTGGCCCGGCGCGGTCCGCAGCGACCCCCGCGCGACCGAGCAGCGCGCCGACGTGCTCGCGCGCCACGCCCTCCGTGCAATGCGCGAGTACGTGCCGCTGAGGCCGAGCGCGCGCCTCTACCGGAGCGTGCGATGGGGCGCCGGGGCGGAGCTGTTCCTCCTCGACGGCCGCAGCTACCGGAGCCCGGACGGCGAGAACCTCGAGCCCGAGGGCTCGGCCTTCTGGGGCGAGGAACAGCTCGCCTGGCTCGCGCGGGGTGTCACGACCTCGACGGCCACCTGGAAGATCATCGCCACCGACATGCCGCTCGCCCTCGTCCTTCCCCACTCGGCCGCGACGGAGCACACGCGCGCGACCCAGGAGGGCTTCGGGCAGAGCGACGGGGCGCCTCTCGGCCGTGAGCGAGAGCTCGCCACGCTCCTCTCGTCTTGCCGCGCGGCGGGGGTCCACAACCTCCTGTTCCTCACGGCCGACGTTCACTACGCCGCCGTGCACCGCTTTACGCCGGAGCGAGCAATCTTCAAGGATTTCAATGCCTTTCACGAGTGCGTCGCGGGGCCTCTGCACGCGTCGAGCTTCCCCCCCAAGCGCACCGACGGCACGTTCGGACCCGAGGTGCTCTTCCAGGTCACCGAGCCCGTCGTGTCGGGATCGGGGCCGCACCACGATCGCCAGAGCTTCGGCCTCGTCCGGGTCGCCCCCGGCAGCCACGCGCTGACGGTGGCCCTGCGCTCGGGGCGCGGCGCGCTCCTCCACGAGGTGGCGCTCCAGCCGCGCGGGCCCCGCTGA
- a CDS encoding sigma 54-interacting transcriptional regulator: protein MIPAPETVASKTAPAKRVAGVRLRAISGPGKDRGLSLTRASATVGRHTTCDLALPDPRVSGVHLLVSVDGAAIRVRDQQSTNGTWLGGARVRDLDVPVGAELLVGDTVLLVEVDQSAAAPEEPRDEGFGALVGASRGMRELFALLARIASKDLTILLLGETGTGKEEVARAVHAASPRASGPFMVVDCTALPESLADALLFGFERGSFTGASERRAGFFEAAHGGTLLLDEVGELPPALQAKFLRVLERREAVRVGSQTPLPLDVRVIAATNRDLRVEIERGRFREDLYFRLAGVRITLPPLRDRPEDIPLLSRAILARSGSEAMIEREALDYLAEQPWPGNVRELANALHRGAALTDDGIIRRGDVSGEGFGARADTAQPSHVVGTFAEAKEHTIARFERDYLAVLMRRCRGNLSRAAREADVARHHLRDLLKKRGLYGLDHGDE, encoded by the coding sequence TTGATCCCTGCGCCCGAGACCGTCGCAAGCAAGACCGCCCCCGCGAAACGGGTCGCGGGCGTGCGGCTTCGCGCCATCTCCGGACCCGGCAAGGACCGCGGCCTCTCGCTCACGCGCGCGTCTGCCACGGTCGGGCGCCACACGACCTGCGACCTCGCCCTCCCCGATCCCCGCGTCAGCGGCGTCCATCTGCTGGTGTCGGTCGATGGGGCGGCCATCAGGGTGCGCGACCAGCAGAGCACGAACGGCACGTGGCTCGGCGGCGCGCGCGTGCGCGATCTGGACGTCCCCGTCGGGGCCGAGCTGCTCGTGGGCGACACGGTCCTCTTGGTCGAGGTCGACCAGTCCGCGGCAGCGCCCGAGGAGCCCCGCGACGAGGGGTTCGGCGCGCTCGTCGGCGCGTCGCGCGGGATGCGAGAGCTCTTCGCGCTGTTGGCGAGGATCGCCTCGAAGGACCTCACGATCCTCCTCCTCGGCGAGACGGGCACGGGCAAGGAGGAGGTGGCGCGAGCCGTCCACGCCGCTTCGCCGCGCGCCTCGGGGCCTTTCATGGTCGTCGACTGCACCGCACTCCCCGAGTCGCTCGCCGACGCGCTGCTGTTCGGCTTCGAACGGGGCTCCTTCACGGGCGCGAGCGAGCGTCGCGCGGGCTTCTTCGAGGCCGCCCACGGCGGGACGCTGCTGCTCGACGAGGTAGGCGAGCTCCCTCCCGCGCTCCAGGCGAAGTTCCTCCGCGTCCTGGAGCGACGCGAGGCCGTGCGGGTCGGCAGCCAGACGCCGCTCCCGCTCGACGTACGCGTCATCGCCGCGACGAACCGCGATCTCCGCGTCGAGATCGAGCGAGGACGTTTTCGCGAGGACCTGTACTTTCGCCTCGCGGGCGTGCGCATCACGCTCCCACCCCTGCGCGACCGCCCCGAGGACATCCCGCTCCTGAGTCGCGCCATCCTCGCGCGGAGCGGCAGCGAGGCGATGATCGAGCGCGAGGCCCTCGACTACCTCGCCGAGCAGCCTTGGCCCGGGAACGTCCGTGAGCTCGCCAACGCGCTCCACCGCGGGGCCGCCCTCACGGACGACGGGATCATTCGGCGCGGCGACGTGTCGGGCGAAGGGTTTGGGGCGCGCGCCGACACCGCGCAGCCGAGCCACGTCGTCGGCACCTTCGCCGAGGCGAAGGAGCACACGATCGCTCGCTTCGAGCGCGACTACCTCGCGGTGCTCATGCGGCGCTGCCGCGGAAACCTCTCTCGAGCGGCGCGCGAGGCCGACGTGGCGCGGCATCACCTCCGCGACCTCTTGAAGAAGCGAGGCCTCTACGGGCTGGACCATGGCGATGAGTGA
- a CDS encoding AAA family ATPase: protein MQPHALPVRLQQLARTLESRFLGKDEVIRLLLIAVVAGEHAVLVGPPGTAKSALIRMFAKLIQAQYFEYLLTRFTEPNEIFGPVDIAAFREGRYQRRTEGMLPTAEIVFLDEVFKSNSAILNSLLTLLNERRYSSGGVSLRCPLLSCFGASNEVPSDETLTAIFDRFLLRIRSDNLDAYHFQDLLTKGLQNEVMGITEQPVQPIAAAREIYELHRASAQRMQFSEEFFSQYKGLVFQIRAEGITLSDRRVVKMLKLFAASAFLDGRSQPDASDFFVLKHTWNNEDQAAILEAIVTPTLEAHYRDNPQARRVGSAGIGIEAIAAEIDRVRQVLTGGGGLSDVQLFSQLKALNEIKAALGASPDPRAPELVQRVDQLLEAAFRSGRFAQL, encoded by the coding sequence ATGCAGCCCCACGCGCTCCCTGTTCGACTCCAGCAGCTCGCCCGCACCCTCGAGTCGCGGTTCCTCGGCAAAGACGAGGTGATTCGGCTCTTGCTCATCGCGGTGGTCGCGGGTGAGCACGCCGTCCTCGTCGGGCCTCCGGGCACCGCGAAGTCGGCGCTCATTCGGATGTTCGCGAAGCTCATCCAGGCGCAGTACTTCGAGTATCTCCTCACGCGCTTCACCGAGCCGAACGAGATCTTCGGCCCGGTCGACATCGCCGCGTTTCGCGAGGGGCGCTACCAGCGTCGCACCGAGGGCATGCTCCCGACCGCCGAGATCGTGTTCCTCGACGAGGTCTTCAAGTCGAACTCGGCGATCCTGAACTCGCTGCTCACGCTGCTGAACGAGCGTCGCTACTCGAGCGGCGGCGTCTCGCTGCGCTGCCCGCTCCTCTCGTGCTTCGGCGCCTCCAACGAGGTGCCCTCCGACGAGACGCTGACGGCCATCTTTGACCGTTTTCTCCTTCGAATTCGAAGCGATAACCTCGACGCTTACCACTTCCAGGACCTCCTCACGAAGGGGCTCCAGAACGAGGTGATGGGCATCACCGAGCAGCCCGTGCAGCCGATCGCGGCGGCGCGGGAGATCTACGAGCTGCACCGAGCCTCGGCGCAGCGGATGCAGTTCTCTGAGGAGTTCTTCAGCCAGTACAAGGGCCTCGTGTTCCAGATCCGGGCCGAGGGCATCACGCTGTCGGACCGCCGCGTCGTGAAGATGCTCAAGCTCTTCGCGGCGAGCGCGTTCCTCGACGGGCGGTCGCAGCCGGACGCGAGCGATTTCTTCGTGCTGAAGCACACCTGGAACAACGAAGACCAGGCCGCCATCCTCGAGGCGATCGTCACCCCCACGCTCGAGGCGCACTACCGCGACAACCCGCAGGCGAGGCGCGTGGGGTCGGCCGGCATCGGCATCGAGGCGATCGCCGCGGAGATCGACCGCGTGCGGCAGGTGCTCACGGGCGGCGGCGGGCTCTCGGACGTCCAGCTCTTCAGCCAGCTCAAGGCCCTGAACGAAATCAAGGCGGCGCTCGGCGCCTCGCCCGACCCGCGCGCCCCCGAGCTCGTCCAGCGCGTCGACCAGCTCCTCGAGGCCGCCTTCCGAAGCGGTCGCTTCGCCCAGCTCTGA
- a CDS encoding insulinase family protein, whose product MLDNGLTVLLHEDHRVSTVSVNVTYHVGSKDEAPGKNGFAHLFEHVMFQGSKHVAEDTFFRHLEEVGGTGINGTTNNDRTNYYETVPSNRLELALWLESDRMGFLLDHVDQATFDSQREVVKNERRQNYENAPYGLVGQAVRAEIFPAGHPYHLLTIGSPKDLDAASLDDVRTFFRTWYVPSNATLALAGDFSEAGALALVRKYFGPIVTRPLPARVAPAPVKLAEQVTIEVDADVELARAYVTWPSPAFFAPGDADLDIAARSLTAGKTSRLYKRLVYDLQIAQGVFASQASMQLASSFEIVATAKPGHTAAELVKIIDEELATLRSRGVTPEELARAKVSTRADAIFGMERVGARANLLNTYFQYTGDADYFAKDLARYEATSTDSVRDAARTHLVERGRVVTLVTPKKGAPIAGVVVRVQKGGAS is encoded by the coding sequence GTGCTCGACAACGGCCTCACCGTGCTCCTGCACGAGGACCACCGCGTCTCGACCGTGAGCGTCAACGTCACCTATCACGTCGGGTCGAAGGACGAAGCGCCCGGGAAGAACGGGTTCGCGCACCTCTTCGAGCACGTGATGTTCCAGGGGTCGAAGCACGTGGCGGAGGACACGTTCTTCCGTCACCTCGAGGAGGTCGGCGGGACGGGGATCAACGGCACGACCAACAACGATCGGACGAACTACTACGAGACCGTGCCGTCGAACCGCCTCGAGCTCGCGCTCTGGCTCGAGAGCGACCGCATGGGATTCCTTCTCGACCACGTCGACCAGGCGACGTTCGACAGCCAGCGCGAGGTCGTGAAGAACGAGCGTCGTCAGAACTACGAGAACGCGCCCTACGGCCTGGTGGGCCAGGCCGTGCGCGCGGAGATCTTCCCCGCAGGGCACCCCTACCACCTGCTCACCATCGGCTCGCCGAAGGACCTCGACGCGGCGTCGCTCGACGACGTGCGGACGTTCTTTCGGACATGGTACGTGCCATCCAACGCGACCCTCGCGCTCGCGGGCGATTTCAGCGAGGCCGGCGCGCTCGCGCTCGTGCGGAAGTACTTCGGCCCCATCGTGACGCGCCCGCTGCCCGCTCGCGTGGCGCCCGCGCCCGTCAAGCTCGCCGAGCAGGTCACCATCGAGGTCGACGCGGACGTGGAGCTGGCCCGCGCGTACGTCACGTGGCCGAGCCCGGCGTTCTTCGCGCCAGGCGACGCGGACCTCGACATCGCCGCCCGCTCGCTCACGGCGGGGAAGACGAGCCGCCTCTACAAGCGCCTCGTCTACGACCTCCAGATCGCGCAGGGCGTCTTCGCGTCCCAGGCGTCGATGCAGCTCGCCAGCTCGTTCGAGATCGTCGCGACCGCGAAGCCGGGGCACACGGCCGCCGAGTTGGTAAAGATTATTGATGAAGAGCTCGCGACCCTTCGGTCACGCGGCGTGACCCCCGAGGAGCTCGCCCGCGCGAAGGTCTCGACCCGGGCCGACGCGATCTTCGGCATGGAGCGCGTGGGCGCGCGCGCCAACCTGCTCAACACGTATTTCCAGTACACCGGCGACGCGGACTACTTCGCGAAAGACCTCGCGCGGTACGAGGCGACGAGCACCGACTCGGTGCGCGACGCCGCGAGGACCCACCTCGTAGAGCGTGGCCGCGTGGTGACGCTCGTCACGCCGAAGAAGGGGGCCCCCATCGCCGGGGTCGTCGTCCGCGTGCAGAAGGGCGGTGCATCGTGA
- a CDS encoding insulinase family protein has translation MSARLPRLPRVPRLALAALIATACAGATPPPPLPLAPPTVAPAAPPAAPAETPDAPFRAQPPAKGDVVRAFAPPEVRELTLKNGIRVLFAPHPVGTVSVTLVVKAGQGDVPRARPGALSFLGAMLEQGTKTRSALKISDELEAIGAHDHAAFGWDSGAIGVDVLREHLDKALDLMADVVQNPTFPKDELERLRARRLANVQSEKNSPSSMSRNAQAAALYGRAHPYGHSLTGRMADIKAVTVAELSQLHRELFVPSLVTLVVAGGVTEDTLVPSLERAFGSMRGPKRQRAAVPRLAAPKGASDETRLVVVDKPGAAQSQISVTQVGVAADVADRDALTVMNAILGGMFSSRINLNLREKHAYTYGARTGFAMRRGAGPFDAGAAVVTDKTVPALREVFVELEAMRTAEVTEAELAGAKDALIQGLPARFETARDVVNALTDVVVYDWPKDEYATRVARLSKVTAADVKRVAVHYLTPRKMRVIVVGDHARLKDDLESMHLGAAALRDAYGDPPATATSATPAAKPAPGKPAPTTPTPAKPAPGRSAPAKPAH, from the coding sequence GTGAGCGCCCGCTTGCCTCGCCTGCCCCGTGTGCCGCGGCTCGCGCTCGCCGCGCTCATCGCCACGGCGTGCGCCGGGGCGACCCCGCCGCCGCCGCTGCCACTCGCCCCTCCCACGGTCGCGCCCGCGGCGCCTCCGGCCGCGCCCGCCGAGACGCCCGACGCGCCGTTCCGGGCCCAGCCGCCCGCCAAGGGCGACGTTGTGCGTGCCTTCGCGCCGCCCGAGGTGCGCGAGCTCACGCTGAAGAACGGGATCCGCGTGCTCTTCGCGCCGCATCCGGTCGGCACGGTGAGCGTCACGCTCGTCGTGAAGGCGGGGCAGGGCGACGTCCCGCGCGCGCGGCCGGGAGCGCTGTCGTTCCTCGGCGCGATGCTCGAGCAGGGAACGAAGACCCGATCCGCGCTCAAGATCTCCGACGAGCTCGAGGCCATCGGCGCGCACGACCACGCGGCCTTCGGCTGGGACTCCGGGGCGATCGGCGTCGACGTCCTTCGTGAGCACCTCGACAAGGCCCTCGACCTGATGGCCGACGTGGTCCAGAACCCCACCTTCCCCAAAGACGAGCTCGAGCGCCTCCGCGCGCGCAGGCTCGCCAACGTTCAGTCGGAGAAGAACAGCCCCTCGAGCATGTCACGGAACGCCCAGGCCGCCGCGTTGTACGGGCGCGCGCACCCGTACGGGCACTCGCTCACGGGCCGTATGGCCGACATCAAGGCCGTCACCGTCGCCGAGCTCTCCCAGCTCCACCGCGAGCTGTTCGTCCCGAGCCTTGTCACGTTGGTCGTGGCGGGCGGAGTGACCGAGGACACGCTCGTCCCGTCGCTCGAGCGCGCGTTCGGCTCGATGAGAGGACCCAAGCGCCAGCGCGCAGCCGTGCCGAGGCTCGCCGCGCCGAAGGGGGCCAGCGACGAGACGCGGCTCGTCGTGGTCGACAAGCCCGGCGCCGCTCAGTCGCAGATCTCGGTCACGCAGGTCGGCGTCGCGGCCGACGTCGCCGATCGCGACGCGCTCACCGTGATGAACGCGATCCTCGGGGGCATGTTCTCGAGCCGCATCAACCTGAACCTGCGCGAGAAGCACGCGTACACGTACGGTGCGCGCACCGGCTTCGCGATGCGCCGTGGCGCCGGTCCGTTCGACGCCGGCGCGGCGGTGGTGACCGACAAGACCGTCCCCGCGCTGCGTGAGGTGTTCGTCGAGCTCGAGGCCATGCGCACCGCCGAGGTGACCGAGGCCGAGCTCGCCGGCGCGAAAGACGCGCTCATCCAGGGGCTGCCCGCGCGCTTCGAGACCGCGCGCGACGTGGTCAACGCGCTCACCGACGTGGTCGTCTACGACTGGCCCAAGGACGAGTACGCGACGCGCGTCGCGCGGCTCTCGAAGGTGACCGCGGCCGACGTGAAGCGCGTGGCGGTGCACTACCTCACGCCGCGCAAGATGAGGGTCATCGTGGTCGGCGATCACGCGCGGCTGAAGGACGATCTCGAGTCGATGCACCTCGGCGCGGCCGCTCTGCGAGACGCCTACGGGGACCCGCCTGCGACAGCGACGAGCGCGACGCCCGCCGCGAAGCCCGCGCCCGGCAAGCCCGCGCCCACGACGCCCACGCCTGCCAAGCCGGCACCCGGCAGGTCTGCACCCGCGAAGCCCGCGCACTAG
- the tsaB gene encoding tRNA (adenosine(37)-N6)-threonylcarbamoyltransferase complex dimerization subunit type 1 TsaB, whose protein sequence is MRRLVAIDTATALGSLAVFEDGVLVHEEGRRVSNAHGESLLPMLARALEARGLGPGDVHVWAVDVGPGSFTGLRIGVSTVMGVALATGAALVGVCSLEALLERAGEASEEDATVGVLASVPGEVFLAARDRAGARVPPTCLRVGEVAALLASHAIARPRFVGEAAEALREHFPGAPLLVDAPLHLPTAASVGRLALAGRGDASLAPRYLKPPSIHGR, encoded by the coding sequence GTGCGGAGGCTCGTCGCGATCGACACGGCCACGGCGCTCGGCTCGCTCGCCGTCTTCGAGGACGGTGTGTTGGTCCACGAGGAGGGCCGCCGCGTCTCGAACGCCCACGGCGAGTCGCTGCTGCCCATGCTCGCGAGGGCCCTCGAGGCGCGCGGCCTTGGCCCGGGCGACGTGCACGTGTGGGCCGTCGACGTCGGGCCAGGCTCGTTCACCGGGCTCCGCATCGGCGTATCGACCGTGATGGGCGTCGCGCTCGCGACGGGCGCGGCGCTGGTGGGAGTGTGCTCGCTCGAGGCGCTCCTCGAGCGGGCGGGCGAGGCGTCCGAAGAAGACGCGACGGTGGGGGTGCTGGCGTCCGTGCCGGGCGAGGTCTTCCTCGCGGCGCGAGACCGCGCGGGCGCCCGCGTGCCCCCGACGTGTCTGCGCGTGGGTGAGGTGGCCGCGCTCCTCGCGTCTCACGCGATCGCGCGCCCTCGGTTCGTGGGAGAGGCCGCCGAGGCGCTCCGCGAGCACTTCCCGGGCGCGCCGCTCCTCGTCGACGCGCCGCTGCACCTCCCGACCGCCGCGTCGGTGGGCCGCCTCGCGCTCGCAGGGCGGGGGGATGCGAGCCTCGCGCCGCGCTACCTGAAGCCCCCTTCCATTCACGGCAGGTGA